A region of Synechococcales cyanobacterium T60_A2020_003 DNA encodes the following proteins:
- the urtD gene encoding urea ABC transporter ATP-binding protein UrtD, with protein MSGKILAIEDLTVSFDGFKALNHLTFDVDEGELRVIIGPNGAGKTTFLDVITGKVKPTEGNVYFKGKNVRPYAEYQIARMGVGRKFQTPRVYLNLTPRENLEISCNRKKTVFNTLFRRSPSGEVRTVKELLNVIGLAAKADIPAQFLSHGEKQWLEIGMLVAQSPDLLLVDEPVAGMTDEETERTGELLISLAQSHTIIVIEHDMEFVRQIARKVTVLHQGSVLCEGSIEEVQNDPRVIEVYLGSPEESHKAA; from the coding sequence GTGAGCGGGAAAATATTGGCAATTGAGGACTTAACGGTTAGTTTTGATGGCTTTAAAGCGCTCAACCACCTCACGTTTGATGTGGATGAAGGGGAGTTGCGCGTGATTATCGGGCCAAACGGAGCCGGAAAAACGACCTTTCTAGACGTGATTACGGGCAAAGTAAAGCCGACGGAGGGAAATGTCTACTTCAAAGGCAAAAACGTTCGTCCCTATGCGGAGTACCAAATTGCGCGGATGGGGGTAGGACGGAAGTTCCAAACGCCGCGTGTCTATCTCAATCTCACCCCACGGGAAAATCTGGAGATCTCGTGCAACCGTAAGAAAACGGTCTTTAACACTCTATTTCGGCGATCGCCCAGTGGTGAAGTCCGGACGGTCAAAGAGTTGCTCAACGTCATCGGACTGGCCGCCAAAGCCGACATTCCAGCCCAGTTTCTGTCCCACGGGGAAAAGCAGTGGCTCGAAATTGGCATGCTCGTGGCTCAATCCCCCGATCTCCTCCTTGTAGACGAACCTGTGGCCGGCATGACCGATGAGGAAACGGAGCGCACCGGAGAACTTCTCATCTCCCTTGCCCAAAGCCACACCATTATCGTGATTGAACATGACATGGAGTTTGTGCGTCAGATTGCCCGCAAGGTCACAGTACTCCACCAAGGATCGGTACTCTGCGAAGGCAGTATTGAAGAGGTTCAAAACGATCCACGGGTAATTGAAGTGTACTTGGGCAGTCCTGAAGAAAGCCAC